In the genome of Gemmatimonadota bacterium, one region contains:
- the dxs gene encoding 1-deoxy-D-xylulose-5-phosphate synthase, which produces MSVLERVNSPADLRALSRNELASLVDEVRERHIDVVSEIGGHFGASLGVAELTVALHFVFETPRDKLVWDTGHQGYIHKILTGRNDRFPTIRQRGGLAPFLSREESEYDAFGAGHAATSISAALGMATARDLLGREEKVVAIIGDGAMGCGLAYEALNNAGDTDRDLIVVLNDNDMSIAPNVGAMNKYLTTMITNPTYNRLRAEVKGLLQKAPRSLGEVVESVAGKMEESVKHLLVPGMIFQELGFRYVGPVDGHNLDDLIPALEGVRKMKGPVLVHVLTRKGKGYEPAEEDPWRWHAASPFDKISGAGKTKAGGLPRYQKVFGRGVTELGQQDPRVVVITAGMPDGTSSEIFAEKFPERHFDVGIAEGHGVTFAAGLATQGIKPVVAIYSTFLQRAFDSIVHDVALQRLPVVFCMDRAGVAGEDGPTHHGAFDIAYMLAIPGMTVTAPKDGAEMLALLRLGISLHDGPFSVRWPRATVPAEVPTLSEIPEVPYRSWEVLREGADVAILAVGSMVVSSLAAGAALAMEGVSATVVNCRFLKPYDRKVLAAILQRHDAVLTVEEGTVVNGFGAFIAREVSDDPDLRFPARFATLGLPDQFVAHGSRGTLLKELELDAAGIAGRVRRLVESGPRASRESA; this is translated from the coding sequence GTGTCGGTACTCGAGCGGGTGAACTCCCCAGCGGACCTCCGTGCACTTTCGCGAAACGAGCTCGCGTCGCTCGTCGACGAGGTGCGGGAGCGGCACATTGACGTCGTGTCCGAGATCGGCGGCCATTTCGGCGCGAGCCTCGGGGTCGCCGAGCTCACCGTCGCGCTGCACTTCGTCTTCGAGACCCCCCGGGACAAGCTGGTCTGGGATACCGGACACCAGGGATACATCCACAAGATCCTCACCGGCCGCAACGACCGCTTCCCAACGATTCGTCAACGCGGTGGCCTCGCTCCTTTCCTGAGCCGGGAAGAGTCCGAATACGACGCCTTCGGCGCGGGGCATGCGGCGACCTCGATCTCCGCCGCGCTCGGAATGGCGACGGCCCGCGACCTCCTCGGCCGTGAGGAGAAGGTCGTCGCGATCATCGGGGATGGCGCGATGGGGTGCGGACTCGCCTACGAAGCGCTTAATAATGCGGGAGATACGGACCGCGACCTCATCGTCGTTCTGAACGACAACGACATGTCCATCGCGCCGAACGTCGGCGCGATGAACAAGTACCTGACGACGATGATCACGAACCCCACGTACAATCGCCTCCGCGCGGAGGTGAAGGGACTCCTCCAGAAGGCGCCCCGGAGCCTGGGCGAGGTCGTGGAATCGGTCGCGGGGAAGATGGAGGAGAGCGTGAAGCACCTCCTCGTCCCGGGAATGATTTTCCAGGAGCTCGGCTTCCGGTACGTCGGTCCGGTGGACGGCCACAACCTCGACGACCTCATCCCGGCCCTCGAGGGGGTCCGGAAGATGAAAGGACCCGTGCTTGTGCATGTTCTCACCCGGAAAGGGAAGGGGTACGAGCCGGCCGAGGAGGATCCATGGCGTTGGCACGCGGCTTCTCCCTTCGACAAGATCTCCGGCGCGGGGAAGACCAAGGCTGGAGGGCTTCCCCGCTACCAGAAGGTCTTCGGGCGCGGGGTAACGGAACTCGGCCAGCAAGACCCACGCGTGGTCGTGATCACGGCGGGGATGCCGGACGGAACGAGCTCGGAGATCTTCGCCGAGAAATTTCCGGAGCGGCACTTCGACGTCGGAATCGCGGAAGGGCACGGGGTGACCTTCGCGGCGGGGCTCGCGACCCAGGGGATCAAGCCCGTCGTCGCGATTTACTCGACGTTCCTCCAGCGCGCCTTCGATTCGATCGTACACGACGTCGCGCTCCAGCGCCTTCCCGTAGTCTTCTGCATGGACAGGGCGGGGGTCGCGGGCGAGGACGGGCCGACCCACCACGGCGCCTTCGACATCGCGTACATGCTCGCGATCCCCGGGATGACGGTGACGGCGCCCAAGGACGGCGCTGAGATGCTCGCCCTCCTGCGCCTGGGGATCTCCCTGCACGATGGGCCGTTCTCCGTCCGGTGGCCCCGGGCCACGGTTCCCGCGGAGGTGCCGACCTTGTCGGAGATCCCCGAGGTTCCGTATCGGAGCTGGGAGGTTCTCCGCGAGGGGGCCGACGTCGCGATCCTCGCCGTCGGATCCATGGTCGTGTCGAGCCTCGCCGCTGGCGCCGCGCTGGCGATGGAAGGCGTGTCCGCGACCGTGGTCAACTGCCGGTTCCTCAAGCCCTACGACCGGAAGGTCCTGGCGGCCATTCTCCAACGCCACGACGCGGTCCTGACCGTGGAAGAGGGGACGGTCGTAAACGGATTCGGGGCATTCATCGCTCGAGAGGTGTCCGACGACCCGGATCTGCGCTTCCCGGCCCGATTCGCGACGCTCGGGCTCCCCGACCAGTTCGTGGCGCACGGGTCGAGGGGGACGCTCCTCAAAGAGCTCGAGCTCGACGCGGCCGGAATCGCCGGGCGTGTACGAAGGCTCGTGGAAAGTGGTCCGAGGGCCTCACGGGAGAGCGCGTGA
- a CDS encoding NAD(+)/NADH kinase translates to MTEVRDQRPAALSGKISRIGLVGRQVTDDLRAALERVHHFAESHGLTLFPEEDLRIGPLADSAPLSMDGSGVELLLTLGGDGTLLRGVRKVAAAGVPVLGVNLGRLGFLTSISPQALEESLEQILDGKALLDPRSTLEGRIEHADGTEGPRLWALNDLVIHKGGVARVVRLDLEVGREGSREEIGSFSGDGVIVSTPTGSTAYSLSAGGPIIVPETDCLVVTPISPHTMAMRPLVLPDKVHLTIRAVDPVEDLVVTADGQVAHALDPSDRVVVEKGKVRVSLVRFPGQTYFDTLRSVLNWAV, encoded by the coding sequence GTGACCGAGGTCAGGGACCAGCGCCCCGCAGCCCTCTCGGGAAAGATCTCTCGGATCGGGCTCGTGGGGCGCCAGGTCACCGACGATCTCCGCGCCGCGCTCGAACGGGTTCACCACTTCGCAGAGTCCCATGGTCTCACGCTCTTTCCCGAGGAAGATCTCCGGATCGGGCCTCTGGCAGATTCCGCGCCCCTCTCCATGGACGGAAGCGGTGTGGAGCTCCTTCTCACTCTCGGCGGCGACGGGACGCTCCTCCGGGGGGTACGGAAGGTCGCGGCCGCCGGTGTTCCGGTCCTCGGCGTGAATCTCGGGCGGCTCGGTTTCCTCACCTCGATCTCGCCGCAGGCCCTGGAGGAATCCCTCGAGCAGATTCTCGACGGGAAGGCACTCCTCGATCCGCGCTCCACGCTCGAAGGGCGCATCGAACACGCGGACGGCACGGAGGGGCCGCGCCTCTGGGCGCTGAATGACCTAGTGATCCACAAGGGAGGCGTCGCGCGTGTGGTTCGGCTCGACCTCGAGGTGGGACGCGAAGGGTCTCGCGAGGAGATCGGAAGTTTTTCCGGAGACGGGGTCATCGTCTCGACGCCGACTGGCTCCACCGCCTACTCGCTTTCCGCGGGAGGCCCCATCATCGTGCCGGAGACGGACTGCCTCGTGGTCACGCCGATCTCGCCGCACACGATGGCGATGCGACCGCTGGTTCTCCCCGACAAGGTGCATCTGACCATTCGCGCGGTGGACCCGGTCGAGGACCTCGTCGTCACGGCGGACGGACAGGTCGCTCACGCCCTCGACCCGAGTGATCGGGTCGTCGTGGAGAAGGGGAAGGTGCGGGTCTCCCTCGTCCGCTTCCCCGGTCAGACGTATTTCGACACGCTTCGAAGCGTTCTGAACTGGGCCGTCTGA
- the recN gene encoding DNA repair protein RecN: MLLEIRVKNLAVIRDLSLDLGPGLNVLTGETGAGKSIVVGALGLLLGGRASAEGIRSGADRAVIEGVFDLSSAPEVRERVAEMGFDLEEGELLLLRREIQAEGRSRAWIGGSPATAGALAELGQALVDFHGQHEHQTLLRPADQKDILDAFAGAGEESRAIARLHSELTGLQASAEERDARLREISGRADFLRFQLGEIEEAELSEGDDERVAEELGRLEHAEELARGSGQVYDLLYGAEGSSSERIAEARDLLARLARFDPSLEALRDQSDELYHRAAELGRSIERYGSGVEVSPRRADELRARADLLFRLKRKYGPELSHVIEHGRRTGQELSQLDGAAFDEKALAAKVAAAERALRERAEALSKQRADGATRLAAAVEALLPSLGMAGAQFRIALDPVEPPGAGGAEQVRFLASLNAGFEPKPLARIASGGELSRVMLALKSILACQDRVPTLVFDEIDAGIGGTVAVAVAAQLREVASRHQVFVVTHLPQIAARGAHHFVVEKREEGGETVTSVRTLGGRERVQEVARMLGGDPESETSRDHAKELLATSSTVQ, translated from the coding sequence ATGCTATTAGAGATCCGGGTCAAGAACCTCGCCGTCATCCGGGACCTGTCTCTCGACCTGGGGCCGGGGCTGAACGTCCTGACCGGGGAGACCGGGGCCGGGAAGTCCATCGTCGTGGGCGCCCTCGGCCTCCTCCTCGGGGGGCGCGCGTCCGCGGAGGGGATCCGAAGCGGAGCGGACCGGGCGGTGATCGAGGGGGTCTTCGACCTCTCCTCGGCGCCCGAGGTGCGGGAGCGCGTTGCGGAGATGGGATTCGATCTCGAAGAAGGTGAGCTCCTCCTCCTTCGGCGAGAGATCCAGGCCGAAGGACGGAGCCGCGCATGGATTGGAGGATCCCCGGCCACGGCGGGCGCTCTCGCCGAGCTCGGGCAGGCGCTCGTGGACTTCCACGGCCAACACGAGCACCAGACTCTCCTCCGTCCCGCCGATCAGAAGGACATTCTCGACGCCTTCGCGGGAGCCGGCGAAGAGTCGCGAGCCATCGCGCGTCTCCACTCGGAGCTGACCGGTCTCCAGGCCAGCGCGGAGGAGCGCGATGCCCGACTTCGGGAGATTTCCGGGAGAGCGGATTTCCTCCGCTTCCAGCTCGGGGAGATCGAAGAGGCGGAGCTCTCCGAGGGCGACGACGAACGCGTCGCGGAAGAACTGGGACGCCTGGAGCATGCGGAGGAGCTGGCGCGCGGCTCCGGACAGGTCTACGACCTCCTCTACGGTGCGGAGGGATCCTCATCCGAGCGGATCGCGGAGGCGCGGGATCTCCTCGCGCGCCTCGCCCGTTTCGATCCTTCCCTGGAGGCGCTACGAGACCAGTCGGACGAGCTCTACCACCGGGCCGCCGAGCTCGGCCGGAGCATCGAGCGCTACGGCTCCGGCGTGGAGGTCTCGCCGCGCCGCGCCGACGAGCTCCGCGCACGGGCGGACCTTCTTTTCCGGCTCAAGCGAAAGTACGGCCCCGAGCTCTCCCACGTCATCGAGCACGGCCGGCGAACGGGCCAAGAGCTCTCTCAGCTGGACGGTGCGGCCTTCGACGAGAAGGCGCTGGCCGCGAAGGTCGCCGCGGCGGAGCGGGCGCTTCGGGAGCGCGCCGAGGCGCTTTCGAAGCAACGGGCCGACGGAGCGACCCGGCTCGCGGCCGCCGTGGAGGCTCTCCTTCCGAGTCTCGGCATGGCGGGGGCGCAGTTCCGAATCGCGCTCGATCCGGTAGAGCCGCCGGGGGCCGGAGGCGCCGAACAGGTCCGATTTCTCGCCTCGCTGAACGCCGGCTTCGAGCCGAAGCCCCTCGCGCGGATCGCGAGTGGGGGCGAGCTGTCCCGAGTGATGCTCGCGCTCAAGTCCATTCTCGCGTGCCAGGACCGGGTCCCCACCCTCGTCTTCGACGAGATTGATGCCGGGATCGGAGGCACCGTTGCCGTGGCGGTCGCCGCCCAGCTGCGGGAGGTCGCCAGTCGCCACCAGGTCTTCGTCGTGACGCACCTTCCCCAGATCGCCGCGCGCGGTGCGCATCACTTCGTCGTCGAAAAGCGGGAGGAAGGCGGCGAAACGGTGACTAGCGTGCGGACCCTCGGAGGGAGGGAGAGAGTCCAGGAGGTGGCGCGGATGCTCGGGGGCGATCCCGAGTCGGAGACTTCCCGCGATCACGCGAAGGAGCTGCTCGCGACCTCGTCAACGGTGCAGTAG